From the Scatophagus argus isolate fScaArg1 chromosome 21, fScaArg1.pri, whole genome shotgun sequence genome, one window contains:
- the LOC124052724 gene encoding synaptic vesicle membrane protein VAT-1 homolog, with protein sequence MSGEEAPTQQQQPEQEKKPDEPPPAAANAPQGSGGSPEAERKSLSFRALVLTGHGGYDKIKLQVKTQGEPQLKAGEVLVRVKACGLNFAELLGRQGLYDLLPAPPVTMGMEGSGVIEAVGEDVEDRKVGDRVIMLSRHGLWQEVVVMPASRTFPMPEQMSFEEGAALPVNYITAYMMLFEMANVRPGKSVLIHMAAGGVGIAATQLCQTVQDVTVFGTASASKHETIAQGGVTHPIDYRTKDYVEEIRKINPKGVDIVLDPLGGSDTQKGFSLLKPLGTLIVFGAANCVTGQKKNLLAMAKMWYNQLSLSTLKLMQANKAVCGFHLGYITDEELISRTMFKLLELYGQGKIKPRIDSCHHFEEVADAMRRMHERQNIGKVILLPETKTEEEKPKSDPEPVENVEKTEDAVNKKGEETTEEVKAEKD encoded by the exons ATGTCTGGAGAAGAAGCTCCAACTCAGCAGCAACAACCTGAGCAGGAGAAGAAGCCCGACGAGCCTCCGCCGGCTGCTGCTAATGCACCGCAGGGGTCGGGAGGCAGCCCCGAAGCCGAGAGGAAGTCGCTCTCCTTCAGGGCTCTGGTCCTGACTGGGCACGGGGGCTACGACAAAATCAAGCTGCAGGTGAAGACGCAGGGCGAGCCGCAGCTGAAGGCGGGGGAGGTCCTGGTGCGCGTTAAGGCGTGCGGGCTGAACTTCGCCGAACTGCTGGGCAGGCAGGGGCTGTACGACCTGCTGCCCGCCCCGCCTGTCACCATGGGGATGGAGGGCTCCGGGGTCATTGAAGCAGTCGGGGAGGATGTGGAGGATCGGAAA GTGGGGGATCGTGTCATCATGTTGAGCCGCCATGGCTTGTGGCAGGAAGTAGTCGTTATGCCGGCCAGCCGCACCTTCCCCATGCCCGAGCAGATGAGCTTTGAGGAAGGTGCTGCTCTTCCCGTTAACTACATCACTGCCTACATGATGCTGTTTGAGATGGCCAACGTGAGGCCGGGGAAGAGCGTCCTCATCCACATGGCAGCag GTGGTGTTGGTATCGCCGCTACTCAGCTGTGTCAGACCGTGCAAGACGTGACCGTTTTTGGCACAGCGTCAGCCTCCAAACACGAGACCATTGCCCAGGGTGGGGTAACTCACCCCATCGACTACCGCACCAAAGACTACGTGGAAGAAATCCGTAAAATCAACCCAAAGG gagtGGACATTGTCCTCGACCCACTCGGTGGTTCAGACACCCAAAAAGGTTTTAGTTTGCTGAAACCTTTGGGCACACTTATAGTCTTTG GTGCAGCTAATTGTGTGACAGGCCAGAAGAAGAACCTTCTGGCGATGGCGAAGATGTGGTACAATCAGCTGTCTCTCAGCACGCTGAAACTGATGCAGGCCAACAAGGCCGTCTGCGGCTTCCACCTGGGCTACATCACCGATGAGGAGCTCATAAGCAGGACTATGTTCAAACTGCTGGAGCTCTACGGGCAGGGAAAGATCAAGCCCCGCATTGACTCGTGCCATCACTTCGAGGAG GTGGCGGATGCCATGAGGCGCATGCACGAGCGCCAAAACATCGGGAAAGTCATCCTTCTTCCTGAAACTAAGACGGAGGAAGAGAAGCCAAAGTCCGATCCTGAGCCAGtagaaaatgtggaaaaaactGAAGATGCCGTCAACAAGAAGGGAGAAGAGACCACAGAGGAAGTCAAAGCAGAGAAAGATTGA
- the LOC124053111 gene encoding probable phosphatase phospho1 codes for MTAPSNLTRTAPQQQCFLVLFDFDETIINESSDDAVVRALPGQQLPDWLKNSYREGHYNEHMQKVLVYMAEQGVSKDSIQSAVEKIPPSPGLLNLFEYLQSHQQDFEVAVVSDANMYFIETWLEHAGVRHLFRRIFTNPASFDATGRLVLLPFHSHSCSCCPDNMCKQVILREYLASRQKERGGVPFHRVFYIGDGANDVCPSLVLGPQDTAFPRRDYPMHRLLLSQAAKFKANVNPWVSGEDIVDCLKKIMEER; via the coding sequence ATGACAGCCCCATCAAACCTAACCCGTACAGCACCACAGCAACAATGCTTTTTGGTGTTGTTCGACTTTGATGAAACCATCATCAACGAGAGCAGTGATGATGCTGTGGTGCGAGCTCTGCCAGGCCAGCAACTTCCTGACTGGCTGAAAAACAGCTACAGGGAGGGGCACTACAACGAGCACATGCAGAAGGTCTTGGTCTATATGGCGGAGCAGGGCGTGTCCAAGGACTCCATTCAGTCAGCAGTGGAGAAGATTCCACCCTCACCAGGCCTCCTGAACCTCTTCGAGTATCTGCAGAGCCACCAGCAGGACTTTGAGGTGGCAGTGGTCTCCGATGCCAACATGTACTTCATTGAGACGTGGCTGGAGCACGCTGGGGTGCGTCACCTTTTCCGGAGGATTTTCACAAACCCTGCCAGTTTTGATGCGACTGGTCGGCTTGTGCTGCTCCCTTTCCACTCCCACTCGTGTTCCTGCTGTCCTGACAACATGTGCAAGCAGGTGATCCTTCGGGAATATCTGGCTAGCCGACAAAAGGAGCGCGGTGGTGTTCCCTTCCACAGAGTATTCTATATAGGAGATGGGGCCAATGATGTATGTCCCTCTCTGGTTCTGGGGCCCCAGGACACAGCCTTCCCCAGGAGGGACTACCCCATGCACAGGCTGCTGCTATCCCAGGCAGCCAAGTTCAAGGCAAATGTAAATCCTTGGGTCAGTGGCGAGGACATAGTGGACTGCCTGAAGAAAATAATGGAGGAGAGATGA